In a genomic window of Erigeron canadensis isolate Cc75 chromosome 5, C_canadensis_v1, whole genome shotgun sequence:
- the LOC122602099 gene encoding putative ripening-related protein 1, protein MKQLSGFQLVLFSVFVASLVVSGAQSCSPSGKLKGKKPPPGKCINDPDCCRDGKFYTTYTCSPPVTKQTKATMTINDFEKGGDGGAPSECDNKYHSNETPVVALSTGWYNKGSRCLKYVNVHYKGKSVKAKVVDECDSTKGCDSDHGFQPPCPNNVVDGSKAVWEALGVPKSDWGEAQVTWSDA, encoded by the coding sequence atgaagCAGTTATCTGGTTTCCAGCTGGTTCTGTTTTCCGTGTTTGTTGCGAGCTTGGTCGTATCTGGAGCCCAATCTTGCAGCCCGAGTGGGAAGCTGAAAGGAAAAAAACCGCCTCCGGGAAAATGTATCAACGATCCCGATTGTTGCAGAGACGGCAAGTTTTACACCACATACACATGTTCCCCTCCGGTCACAAAGCAGACAAAGGCGACTATGACGATCAACGACTTTGAGAAGGGCGGGGACGGTGGGGCCCCATCCGAGTGTGATAACAAGTACCACTCAAACGAGACGCCGGTTGTGGCGCTGTCCACAGGGTGGTACAATAAAGGGAGCAGGTGTCTCAAGTATGTGAACGTACACTACAAGGGTAAGAGCGTAAAGGCAAAGGTGGTGGACGAATGTGACTCCACCAAGGGGTGTGACTCGGATCATGGGTTCCAACCGCCGTGTCCTAATAACGTAGTGGACGGATCTAAAGCTGTTTGGGAGGCCCTTGGGGTGCCTAAGAGTGACTGGGGTGAAGCCCAAGTTACATGGTCAGATGCTTGA
- the LOC122601919 gene encoding uncharacterized protein LOC122601919 encodes MAHYAIEQDVRDTASSSRKYTNRDNCVETHDRLVRDYFAEEPKFDENFFRTRFRMSRRLFVKIASDLEINFEYFQRRVDGRGKMGFSALQRCTSAVRPLAYGSNPDSLDDYLNMSERSSCVTLNAFCDRVIRLYRHEYLRRPTRNDTQRILDHHAFYHGFPGMLGIAGSNNDLNVLNQSPLFNAFEDGTAPLVSFTVNGTEYKYPYFLVDEIYPRYAMFVKTISHPTGEKRIRFAKAQQAARKDMERAFAIEWSTGRDTEPKRSQRSSDGSH; translated from the exons ATGGCACATTATGCGATTGAACAAGATGTCCGTGATACTGCCTCCTCTTCAAGAAAGTATACAAACAGAGACAATTGTGTCGAGACGCACGACCGTCTTGTTCGAGATTACTTTGCCGAGGAACCGAAATTTGATGAGAATTTTTTTAGAACACGGTTTCGGATGAGTAGACGATTGTTTGTGAAGATAGCTTCAGATTTGGAAatcaattttgaatattttcaacGGAGGGTCGACGGTCGTGGGAAAATGGGGTTCTCGGCTTTACAGAGGTGCACATCTGCCGTTCGCCCGTTAGCATACGGTAGTAATCCCGACAGTTTAGATGATTACTTAAATATGTCAGAAAGATCGTCGTGTGTCACCCTTAATGCTTTTTGTGATAGAGTCATTAGATTATACCGACATGAATATTTGCGTAGGCCAACGCGTAATGATACGCAACGCATTTTGGATCATCATGCGTTTTATCATGGTTTCCCCGGCATGTtag GTATTgccggttcaaacaacgaccttaatgtgttgaaccaatctcctTTGTTCAATGCCTTTGAAGACGGCACAGCCCCACTGGTTTCTTTCACTGTAAATGGAACCGAATATAAGTACCCGTATTTTCTCGTGGATGAGATCTATCCAAGATATGCGATGTTTGTGAAAACGATTTCTCATCCAACCGGTGAGAAAAGGATTCGATTTGCTAAGGCACAGCAGGCCGCAAGGAAGGATATGGAGCGAGCTtttg CCATCGAATGGTCGACTGGCAGAGATACAGAACCCAAACGTTCACAAAGATCTTCGgatggatctcattga